A genomic window from Cutibacterium acnes includes:
- a CDS encoding glycoside hydrolase family 3 N-terminal domain-containing protein, translated as MNPRVVEIAKKLSPEQRAGQCILVGVVPSDSPEYITNLIDTQCLAGIFLLGHWTSRSKLEAMLSAVNHVSPQGIKPIVATDHEGGEIQNIRVPGVDHLPSQEALARMSPAKVQAVVTTGARQLAKLGVHMVFSPVAGVIDPRLGVRNKPIAKHHRGFGTDPHLCGQYSAAVVAGHRKAGIISTTKHFPGIGRITEDTDFKSAGITDDKTTRHDRYLESFRMAFDAGSEAVMIASAYYSKIDPGTLGLFSSKIMTDMLRGDFGYQGLIVSDDLGSSVSVFSVDGGHRASKFVSAGGDLAITADPLLAGPMIRALTSTATSASGKKRLVDAASHVINVKLAHSLTK; from the coding sequence ATGAATCCGCGAGTTGTCGAAATCGCCAAGAAATTGTCTCCCGAGCAACGCGCCGGCCAATGCATTCTTGTCGGCGTAGTGCCATCAGACTCCCCCGAATACATCACCAACCTCATTGACACCCAGTGCTTAGCCGGAATCTTCCTGCTAGGACACTGGACGAGCAGGTCCAAGCTTGAGGCCATGCTCAGCGCTGTTAATCACGTCAGCCCGCAGGGCATCAAACCTATTGTCGCAACTGACCACGAAGGTGGCGAAATCCAGAACATCCGGGTGCCAGGAGTCGATCACCTGCCGAGTCAGGAAGCTCTGGCCCGGATGTCCCCGGCCAAGGTGCAAGCAGTCGTAACGACCGGTGCTCGTCAACTCGCCAAACTCGGCGTCCATATGGTCTTCTCCCCCGTGGCTGGCGTCATCGACCCTCGCCTTGGGGTACGTAATAAGCCAATTGCCAAGCATCATCGTGGTTTCGGAACCGATCCGCACCTCTGCGGGCAATACTCGGCAGCCGTCGTTGCGGGACACCGCAAAGCGGGGATCATTTCGACCACTAAGCATTTTCCTGGCATCGGACGGATCACGGAGGATACTGACTTCAAATCCGCCGGGATTACTGACGACAAGACCACCCGCCACGACCGATATCTTGAGTCTTTCCGGATGGCCTTTGACGCTGGATCTGAAGCCGTCATGATCGCATCCGCGTACTACTCAAAGATCGATCCCGGCACCCTCGGGTTATTTTCATCAAAGATTATGACAGATATGCTGCGCGGAGACTTCGGTTATCAGGGACTCATCGTGTCCGACGACCTGGGGAGTTCAGTCTCAGTATTCTCAGTCGATGGTGGTCATCGGGCAAGCAAATTCGTCTCTGCCGGCGGCGATCTAGCTATCACAGCTGACCCCCTTCTGGCAGGCCCCATGATTCGCGCGTTGACGTCGACCGCGACGTCCGCGTCCGGTAAGAAGCGTCTTGTTGACGCTGCTAGCCATGTCATCAATGTCAAATTGGCGCATTCATTGACGAAGTGA